One stretch of Lentisphaerota bacterium DNA includes these proteins:
- the rbfA gene encoding 30S ribosome-binding factor RbfA — protein MAVDRLERVNALLRREIGEALYHVFNGEIDLAAVTITRVETARNLRTASVSVSVFGHESERGRILRALADKHSALQAMINRDCHLKYTPRLRFILDTSIEKGDHILALLGKMDGEVEDEMNPPESN, from the coding sequence ATGGCCGTCGACCGCCTGGAACGGGTGAACGCGCTGCTCCGCCGTGAGATCGGCGAGGCGCTCTATCATGTCTTCAACGGCGAGATCGACCTCGCGGCCGTGACGATCACCCGCGTCGAGACCGCGCGCAACCTCCGCACCGCCAGCGTCTCGGTGTCGGTCTTCGGCCATGAGTCCGAACGCGGCCGGATCCTGCGCGCCCTCGCCGACAAGCATTCCGCGCTTCAGGCCATGATCAACCGCGATTGCCATCTCAAATACACGCCCCGCCTCCGCTTCATACTCGACACCTCAATTGAAAAGGGCGATCACATCCTCGCCCTCCTCGGCAAGATGGACGGGGAAGTCGAGGATGAGATGAATCCACCGGAATCAAACTGA